A window from Staphylococcus succinus encodes these proteins:
- a CDS encoding aldo/keto reductase produces the protein MINDTYYLNNSYPMPKVGLGVYKISEEEMDIAVETALEVGYRAFDTAYFYKNEIALGNALKKSDVEREDLFITSKLWNDYQGYDQTIEFFTKSLENLGTDYLDLFLIHWPCEADGLFIESYKAMEKLYEDGKIRAIGVCNFNKHHLEKLMEETDVVPAVNQIEVHPYFNQQELQDFCDKHDIAVTAWMPLMRNKGLLEHKLITDMASRYDKTPAQIVLRWHLAHNRLIIPKSKTPERIRENYDIFDFNLELTDIAEIDSLDRGDRQGNDPENVRIGTLK, from the coding sequence ATGATTAATGATACATATTATTTAAATAATAGTTACCCTATGCCAAAAGTTGGACTTGGAGTATATAAAATTTCAGAAGAAGAAATGGATATTGCTGTAGAAACTGCTTTGGAAGTAGGATATCGTGCATTCGATACTGCATATTTTTATAAAAACGAAATCGCTTTAGGAAATGCTTTGAAAAAGTCTGACGTAGAACGTGAAGATTTATTTATAACATCTAAGTTATGGAATGATTACCAAGGATATGATCAAACTATCGAATTTTTCACAAAATCATTAGAGAACTTAGGCACAGATTATTTAGATTTATTCCTAATTCACTGGCCATGTGAAGCTGATGGTTTATTTATTGAAAGTTATAAAGCGATGGAAAAATTATATGAAGACGGCAAGATTCGTGCTATTGGTGTATGTAATTTTAATAAACATCATTTAGAGAAATTAATGGAAGAAACGGATGTAGTGCCGGCTGTTAATCAAATTGAAGTACATCCATATTTTAATCAACAAGAACTGCAAGACTTTTGTGATAAACATGATATTGCTGTAACAGCTTGGATGCCATTAATGAGAAACAAAGGACTGTTAGAGCATAAACTTATAACTGATATGGCTAGTCGATATGATAAAACACCTGCGCAAATTGTATTGCGTTGGCATTTAGCACACAATCGCCTCATTATTCCTAAATCTAAAACACCAGAACGTATTAGAGAAAATTATGATATTTTTGACTTTAATTTAGAATTAACGGATATCGCAGAAATTGATAGTTTAGATAGGGGCGACCGCCAAGGTAATGATCCAGAGAATGTAAGAATAGGTACTTTAAAATAA
- a CDS encoding hemolysin family protein: protein METVTIMNLVIFFLLIALTTVFVGSEFALVKVRTTRIEQLAAEGNGSARVVKKMVKNLDYYLSACQLGITVTSLGLGWLGEPTFNKLLHPLFEAIHLPAALTTTISFIVAFIIVTYLHVVLGELAPKTLAIQHTEKLALLYSRPLYYFGIVMKPLIWLMNGSARMIIRMFGVDPDANNDAMSEEEIKIIINNSYNGGEINQTELAYMQNIFSFDERHAKDIMVPRTQMITLNEPFNVDELLDTIKEHQFTRYPITEDGDKDHVKGFLNVKEFLTEYASGKQIKVSNYIHDLPMISETTRISDALIRMQREHVHISLIIDEYGGTAGILTMEDILEEIVGEIRDEFDDDEVNDVVKLSDNKYQINGRVLLDDLNDQFGIEFVDSDDIDTIGGWLQAHNTNLQQNDFVDTEYDRWVISEIDNHQIINVILKFEYNDTRPTLEEDEDEEDNDK, encoded by the coding sequence TTGGAAACAGTGACCATAATGAACTTAGTAATATTTTTTCTTTTAATAGCATTAACAACTGTATTCGTAGGATCGGAATTCGCATTAGTGAAAGTCAGAACTACAAGAATTGAGCAGCTCGCTGCAGAAGGCAACGGGAGCGCACGCGTAGTCAAAAAAATGGTGAAAAATTTAGACTATTACTTATCCGCATGTCAATTAGGTATTACAGTGACATCTTTAGGATTAGGGTGGTTAGGTGAACCAACATTTAATAAATTACTTCATCCATTATTTGAAGCTATTCATTTACCCGCTGCATTAACAACAACGATTTCATTTATTGTTGCATTTATTATTGTAACGTATTTACATGTTGTACTTGGCGAGTTAGCTCCGAAAACGTTAGCAATTCAACATACTGAAAAATTAGCGTTACTTTATTCTAGGCCGTTGTATTACTTTGGTATCGTTATGAAACCATTAATATGGTTGATGAATGGCTCAGCACGTATGATTATACGTATGTTTGGGGTGGATCCAGATGCTAATAATGATGCAATGTCAGAAGAAGAGATTAAGATTATAATCAACAATAGTTATAACGGTGGAGAAATTAACCAGACTGAATTAGCTTATATGCAAAATATCTTTTCATTTGATGAACGTCATGCTAAAGATATCATGGTCCCACGTACGCAAATGATTACGTTAAATGAACCGTTTAATGTAGATGAACTTTTAGATACAATTAAAGAACATCAATTCACGCGTTACCCTATTACAGAAGATGGGGATAAGGACCACGTGAAAGGCTTTTTAAATGTGAAAGAGTTTTTAACAGAATATGCTTCAGGTAAGCAAATTAAAGTAAGTAACTATATTCATGACTTACCTATGATTTCAGAAACTACACGTATTAGCGATGCTTTAATCCGTATGCAACGTGAACACGTGCACATCAGTCTTATTATCGATGAGTACGGTGGTACAGCCGGTATTTTAACTATGGAAGATATTTTAGAAGAAATTGTCGGTGAAATTCGTGATGAATTTGATGATGATGAAGTTAATGATGTTGTCAAATTAAGTGACAATAAATATCAAATTAATGGTCGTGTGTTGCTTGATGATTTAAATGATCAGTTTGGTATTGAATTTGTTGATTCTGATGATATTGATACAATCGGTGGTTGGTTACAAGCACATAATACAAATTTACAACAAAATGATTTTGTAGATACTGAATATGATCGTTGGGTTATTTCAGAAATTGATAATCATCAAATCATCAATGTAATATTAAAATTTGAATATAATGATACGCGTCCAACACTTGAAGAAGACGAAGATGAAGAAGATAACGATAAATAA
- the nagA gene encoding N-acetylglucosamine-6-phosphate deacetylase, whose protein sequence is MTEYVIENGRIYTEYETIERGYIIVKDGKIAGVGKGIYEGKLTKYDAKGQHILPGFIDIHIHGGYGEDAMDASFDGINHLAKSLLSEGTTSFLATTMTQSDENITKALENIVNYQQQQDKLNTADIVGIHLEGPFISEHKVGAQNPEYVQKPTIEKIRQFQDTANHQIKVITFAPEVEGAEEILKALHDKIRFSMGHTVATFEEANKAVNNGAKHVTHLYNAGTPFEHRNPGLFGAAWTNDGLSTELIVDGIHAHPAAIQIAYKQKGNKRFFLITDAMRAKGMPDGEYDLGGQNVIVKGSEARLETGALAGSILKMNEGLKNLIQYTGDTLEHLWRVTSLNQAIALDINHQKGSLQVGKDADIVIVDDEINVQTTIKEGQIHNFEK, encoded by the coding sequence ATGACTGAATATGTTATTGAAAATGGACGTATTTATACGGAATACGAAACGATAGAACGCGGTTATATCATTGTGAAAGATGGGAAAATCGCTGGTGTAGGTAAAGGTATATACGAAGGTAAATTGACTAAGTACGATGCTAAAGGGCAGCATATTTTACCCGGATTTATAGACATCCATATTCATGGTGGGTATGGCGAAGATGCAATGGATGCCTCATTTGATGGTATAAATCACCTCGCTAAGTCTTTATTATCTGAAGGAACAACAAGTTTCTTGGCTACGACAATGACTCAGTCAGATGAGAATATTACTAAGGCCTTAGAAAATATTGTTAATTATCAGCAGCAGCAAGATAAATTAAATACAGCGGACATCGTCGGTATACATTTAGAAGGTCCATTTATTTCTGAACATAAAGTAGGGGCACAGAATCCTGAATATGTTCAGAAACCTACTATAGAAAAAATAAGACAATTTCAGGATACTGCTAATCATCAAATAAAAGTCATCACGTTTGCTCCAGAAGTTGAGGGCGCAGAAGAAATATTGAAGGCGCTACATGATAAGATTCGCTTTTCTATGGGACATACAGTAGCTACATTTGAAGAAGCCAATAAGGCAGTTAACAATGGTGCAAAGCATGTGACACATTTATATAATGCGGGTACACCTTTTGAACATCGAAATCCGGGACTGTTTGGAGCAGCATGGACTAATGATGGACTAAGTACAGAACTTATCGTTGATGGCATACATGCACATCCCGCAGCCATTCAAATTGCGTATAAACAAAAAGGAAATAAACGATTTTTCTTAATTACTGATGCAATGAGAGCAAAAGGGATGCCTGATGGAGAATACGATCTGGGTGGTCAAAACGTGATTGTAAAAGGTTCGGAAGCACGTTTAGAAACGGGTGCTTTAGCCGGAAGTATTTTGAAAATGAATGAAGGTTTGAAGAATTTAATTCAATATACAGGAGATACATTAGAGCACCTTTGGCGTGTAACTAGTTTGAATCAAGCAATTGCTTTAGATATAAATCATCAAAAAGGTAGTTTGCAAGTCGGAAAAGATGCGGATATTGTTATCGTTGACGATGAAATCAATGTTCAAACAACCATTAAAGAAGGACAAATTCATAATTTTGAAAAATAA
- a CDS encoding PTS fructose transporter subunit IIABC encodes MRITELLTKDTIAMDLTSNDKNGVIDELVNQLDKAGKLNDLTSFKEAIHNRESQSTTGIGEGIAIPHAKVAAVETPAIAFGKSKAGVDYQSLDMQPAHLFFMIAAPEGGAQTHLDALAKLSGVLMDENVRKDLLNATSPQELLQIIDKADDEATEEEEAETEAVTTSAATDENEPYVLAVTACPTGIAHTYMARDALKKQAEKMNVKIKVETNGSGGIKNHLTEDDINRASGVIVAADVHVETDRFDGKNVVEVPVADGIKRPEELINMAQDTSRKAFVARGNKNHSQAESNEKQGVGKTIYKHLMNGVSNMLPLVIAGGILMAIVFLFGANSFDPKSSEHNAFAEQLWNIGNKSAFALIIPILAGYIARSIADKPGFAAGLVGGMLAVSGDSGFIGGILAGFLAGYLTQGIKKAVSGLPQALEGLKPTLIFPVFSVAITGLLMIYVLNPPASWLNNLLLNGLESLSGTNIMLLGLVIGAMMAIDMGGPFNKAAYVFATAALTEGNAAPITAAMIGGMVPPIAIATAMLIFRKKFTKEQRGSVVPNYVMGLSFITEGAIPYAAADPLRVIPSMMVGSGIAGAIALGLGSSIQAPHGGIFVIVGTDFSHVLQSLIAIIIGAIVSAIMYGLLKPKLSEDEIRASQAMNE; translated from the coding sequence ATGAGAATTACCGAATTATTAACAAAAGATACAATTGCTATGGACCTTACTTCAAATGATAAAAACGGTGTCATTGACGAATTAGTAAATCAGTTAGACAAAGCTGGGAAACTTAATGATCTAACAAGTTTTAAAGAAGCTATTCATAATAGAGAATCTCAAAGTACTACAGGAATCGGAGAAGGTATTGCGATACCACATGCAAAAGTAGCAGCTGTAGAGACCCCTGCCATTGCTTTTGGTAAATCAAAAGCAGGTGTTGACTATCAAAGTTTAGATATGCAACCTGCACATCTCTTCTTCATGATTGCAGCGCCAGAAGGTGGTGCGCAAACACATCTGGATGCTTTAGCGAAATTGTCCGGTGTTTTAATGGATGAAAATGTTCGTAAAGATTTGCTTAATGCAACTTCACCACAAGAATTATTACAAATTATTGATAAAGCTGATGACGAAGCAACTGAAGAGGAAGAAGCGGAAACAGAAGCTGTGACTACATCAGCAGCAACAGATGAAAATGAACCTTACGTATTAGCGGTTACAGCGTGTCCAACTGGTATTGCCCATACTTATATGGCTCGCGATGCACTGAAGAAACAAGCTGAAAAAATGAACGTTAAAATTAAGGTCGAAACTAATGGATCTGGAGGCATTAAAAATCATCTTACCGAGGATGATATTAATCGAGCTTCAGGCGTAATTGTAGCAGCCGATGTACATGTAGAAACGGATCGTTTTGATGGTAAAAATGTTGTAGAAGTACCTGTAGCAGACGGTATAAAACGACCGGAAGAACTTATTAATATGGCCCAAGATACGTCACGTAAAGCTTTTGTGGCACGTGGTAATAAAAATCATAGCCAAGCAGAAAGCAATGAGAAACAAGGTGTAGGTAAAACGATTTACAAACACTTAATGAATGGTGTTTCAAATATGTTACCGCTTGTTATTGCCGGTGGTATTTTAATGGCAATCGTGTTCTTATTTGGCGCAAACTCATTTGATCCAAAAAGTTCTGAACATAACGCATTCGCTGAACAACTTTGGAATATTGGAAACAAAAGTGCCTTTGCATTAATTATTCCTATCCTTGCCGGTTATATAGCGCGTAGTATTGCTGATAAACCAGGTTTTGCAGCTGGTTTAGTCGGAGGTATGTTGGCAGTTTCAGGTGATTCAGGATTTATTGGTGGTATTCTTGCTGGTTTCTTAGCAGGTTACCTCACACAAGGTATTAAGAAAGCGGTTAGTGGTTTACCTCAAGCATTAGAAGGGTTAAAACCTACGTTAATTTTCCCTGTGTTCTCAGTAGCCATTACAGGTTTATTGATGATTTATGTATTAAACCCACCAGCATCATGGTTAAATAATTTATTGCTTAATGGATTAGAAAGTCTTTCTGGAACAAATATCATGTTATTAGGATTAGTTATCGGTGCTATGATGGCAATCGATATGGGCGGACCCTTTAATAAAGCTGCGTATGTATTTGCGACAGCAGCGTTAACAGAAGGTAATGCAGCACCAATCACTGCAGCAATGATTGGTGGTATGGTTCCACCAATTGCGATTGCAACAGCAATGTTAATTTTTAGAAAGAAATTTACAAAAGAACAAAGAGGTTCTGTCGTACCAAACTATGTGATGGGGTTATCCTTTATAACTGAAGGCGCAATTCCATATGCTGCAGCAGACCCATTAAGAGTAATCCCGTCAATGATGGTAGGGTCTGGTATTGCAGGTGCGATTGCATTAGGATTAGGCTCATCGATTCAAGCCCCACATGGTGGTATTTTCGTAATTGTCGGTACTGATTTTAGTCATGTCTTACAATCGTTAATCGCAATTATTATAGGCGCAATTGTTTCAGCGATTATGTATGGCTTACTGAAACCGAAATTAAGTGAAGATGAAATTCGTGCTTCACAAGCTATGAACGAATAA
- the pfkB gene encoding 1-phosphofructokinase: MIYTVTFNPSIDYIMFAKDFELSGLNRATETYKFAGGKGINVSRVLKTLGIQSTALGFAGGFPGQFIEDTLQQADINTNFVRTTEDTRINVKLKTDNETEINAPGPTITNEQFETLLTQIKHTSAQDIVIVAGSIPKSVPSDAYEQIAKITQETGARLVVDAEKDLVETVLKYKPLFIKPNKDELEVMFNTSIRSDKEVMNYAREILGMGATSVIISLGGDGAIYVDDKHSYKAIVPNGHVVNTVGSGDSTVAGMVAGLETGLTIKDAFKQAVSAGTATAFNDDLATEHAIEEIKAQVMITTLDGSV, from the coding sequence ATGATTTATACAGTAACTTTCAATCCCTCTATTGACTATATAATGTTTGCTAAAGATTTTGAACTTAGCGGATTAAATCGAGCGACTGAAACCTACAAATTTGCTGGAGGAAAAGGTATCAATGTATCCAGAGTCTTAAAAACATTAGGTATTCAATCTACAGCGTTAGGATTTGCTGGAGGATTTCCAGGTCAATTCATTGAAGACACATTACAACAAGCAGATATTAATACGAATTTTGTAAGAACGACTGAAGATACACGTATTAATGTCAAATTAAAAACAGATAATGAAACGGAAATTAACGCTCCGGGCCCTACAATAACGAATGAACAGTTCGAAACACTGTTAACACAAATCAAGCATACTTCAGCCCAAGATATAGTTATTGTTGCTGGAAGTATTCCAAAAAGTGTACCAAGTGATGCATATGAACAAATTGCAAAAATTACTCAAGAAACTGGTGCGAGATTAGTTGTAGATGCTGAAAAAGATTTAGTTGAAACAGTTTTAAAATACAAGCCGCTATTTATTAAACCTAATAAAGACGAATTAGAGGTAATGTTTAATACGTCGATTCGATCTGATAAAGAAGTCATGAACTATGCGCGTGAAATATTAGGGATGGGCGCAACGTCAGTGATTATTTCCCTTGGAGGTGATGGTGCAATCTATGTAGATGATAAACATAGTTATAAGGCTATCGTGCCTAATGGACATGTAGTCAATACGGTTGGTTCAGGAGATAGTACTGTCGCGGGTATGGTTGCAGGACTTGAAACGGGACTTACAATTAAAGATGCATTTAAACAGGCAGTATCAGCGGGAACAGCGACAGCGTTTAATGATGACTTAGCCACAGAACATGCTATTGAAGAAATTAAAGCACAAGTGATGATTACGACACTAGATGGGAGTGTATAA
- a CDS encoding DeoR/GlpR family DNA-binding transcription regulator produces the protein MITEKRHEVILTELSEKDFLTLQELIDRTGCSASTIRRDLSKLQQMGKLKRVHGGATLNQSSVLEPNLADKRSTNLREKQEIGRLAACQIEDNDCIYLDAGSTTLEIIPYIKAKDIIVVTNGLTHVEELLKQGIRTLILGGEVKSTTFATVGSSAIKTLNRYRFDKVFVGMNGIDLKYGLTTPDEHEAVIKNQAMELGAQNFVVVDHSKFNKVYFAHVLLNEEITLITSKKAIESTTFKCFAEKYNFIGGTL, from the coding sequence ATGATTACGGAAAAACGTCATGAAGTAATATTGACTGAACTGTCAGAAAAAGACTTTTTAACATTACAAGAGCTTATTGATCGAACTGGATGTAGTGCATCAACTATACGCCGTGATTTATCTAAGCTCCAACAAATGGGAAAATTAAAAAGAGTTCATGGTGGTGCAACACTCAATCAATCATCTGTATTAGAACCTAATTTAGCAGATAAGAGAAGTACCAACCTCAGAGAAAAGCAAGAAATCGGACGCCTAGCAGCGTGTCAAATTGAAGATAATGATTGTATTTACTTAGATGCTGGTTCAACAACTTTGGAAATTATTCCATACATTAAGGCTAAAGATATTATTGTAGTAACCAATGGTCTTACCCACGTAGAAGAATTGTTAAAACAAGGTATAAGAACACTTATACTTGGCGGTGAAGTTAAATCAACGACTTTTGCCACAGTAGGGTCGAGTGCAATAAAAACATTAAATCGCTATCGTTTTGATAAAGTTTTTGTCGGAATGAATGGCATTGATTTAAAGTATGGCTTAACAACGCCAGATGAACATGAAGCAGTTATCAAAAATCAAGCTATGGAATTAGGCGCGCAGAATTTTGTAGTTGTTGATCATTCTAAATTTAACAAAGTATATTTTGCTCACGTGCTGTTAAACGAAGAAATTACTTTAATAACTTCAAAAAAGGCCATAGAAAGTACAACATTTAAATGCTTTGCTGAAAAATACAATTTTATTGGAGGAACATTATGA